The Vidua macroura isolate BioBank_ID:100142 chromosome 2, ASM2450914v1, whole genome shotgun sequence DNA window TGAGAGTGTTTTTTCATGGTTATATTAAATCATTTATTGCCatgtataaaaaatattttcagatctGCAGAAAAATGgccatggaagaaaaaaatctctaaggGATATTTCCGAGGATCCAGGtgagctttttttcctgcaacagAAGATTTTACCAACAGGGGCTGTGACAGCTCTCTGTATGTAGAAATTTCCATGTCTCCTAGAACTAAACCCTAATTAAGTGTACCAAAAGTAAGGAAAGTGAGACATGTTGTACAACATTGCACTATTAGTTATTCTCCACAAGAGCTGCCATTTGCAACTAGTTTATTATAATCACCTAATATGGGAAACAGAAGTCGTGACGGATTTGCCACATTATTTCTTAATGACTAAAACTGTCACCTCAGGAGCCCGCTTGTTTTGTTCTCTGAAGGGAACTGCAGGTGCTTGATACAAATTTAAAGATTTAATATTGCTGTTCATACATCCTGCCAATGTGAATGCTTTATTTGCTGTGCAAGTGCTCCACACTGAATGAAAAGTATTCTGGCCTTAAGTTACCTGAGTGGTGGGAGAtaagagaagattttttttggcCTCTCTCCAGTGACAGTTTAAAACAATGCTAAACCCCACACTttgtttcttccccttccccagtaGGGAAGGATTTGGTGGCTTACCAGGTAGGCTCAGCAGGTGATGAGAAATGTCTCTCAGGGATGTCATCACCTTGTTTATCAGCAGTGTTTTAAAGTCCTGTCAGAGGGATCACTGCTGAAGATACTGAGCATCTCTTAACTCTCTCTGACTAAGGTGGGAGTCAGAGCATTTAGCACCCTTCAGGATAAAGAAAGCAGGATTTGTCCTGGGAATTGTTTAAATAATACTGTTAAATATGTagtcagtaaaataattttggtaCCCGTAACTTATTCTCTTCTGTTAATATAGCCTTGGACAGAAATACACTGTGGTACACACTTCATAATGTTCTGGGGGCACACAGGGAGGTCAGCCTCAGAAAGAAGCAGTGCCTCAAGTCCTGTAGTCTGTTAGCTGTGTTGAGTCATGGGGATTGGCAATTAGtgacagcatttctttttcagaacaAGCCCTGAGAGAGATCCCCTCATCCTGCTGTCCCGAGAAAACCCGGAACTTGTTGACGCTGAGTACACTAAAAACCAGGCTTGGAAATCTGAAAAGGTGTGTGGGTGTTTGTCTGTCTTCTGAGTGTGAAGGCCAGAAAAGGTGGCATTGCAAGATGGCTTTGATGGGAGACAAACATCTTGTTGGAGAGTTGTGGGTGATCCTTCAGAGTGGGAGAGGTTTGTAGTTCCCTTGATGGCTGCACCTCTCTGACAGATGAAAGGAAGGAGTCTCTAGAGCCTGGCAGGCCAAacacttttcttccttccatgCTTGTTGTTCAAGGAAAGGAGAACACATAAGAAAATGAATCTCTGCCaatctcctcctctcccacaaCAACAAAATTGGCCAACCCTTCCCCTTCTGTCTCTGAGCTGCCTCTCTGGCATTGTCAGTCTTCAagactttttctgttttctccatttcttgATCCCATTGTGGATAACTTTCTGATAACTGTTGCTGATAACTTTTTCGTTTCTTACTTAGTCTACAGTCCAGCTCTCTCCAGACAGTCTTGGCTAATCCAGTTACACTTGGCTTCACACAGTCCATTGTCCCAAGCTGTTTTCCACTCTGTAGCTGCCAACAAAACATTATCATTTAATGTGTTTGTGCTGGCATTCACTTACAGGCAGTGTGTAATTTACTGagctttttttcatgtttgaagGGCTGGGAATTCTTTATAATCCTTCTAACAGCCCACCAGAGAAGGTTTTCTCAGAAGTGGGAATGGAAGGTTTTGACACATCACCTTTGTTTCTaactgagaaggaaaacaagttAAATCATCATTTGAAgcttactgttttgttttggttttaaattctctttattttaagGATACCTTAGGAAAGCCTCCTGCAAAGGAAATTCCACTGGTTGATCACTGCAAATACAAGTAAGAGTTTTGATTAGTAAAGCTGTTCAAGGGCTGTGGGTTAGTCTTTCCTTGCATGGTGTAGGgtctccttttattttaaggtCTAATTCAACAACCAGCTTCACGGAGATATGAAAGCTTGTGAGCAAATATAAGACAGCTGAAAATTTGGGAGCTTAGCATGACAAGTGCTGCCACTGGGTGTATGTAGTAAAAGAGAGAACCTGAAATCTGATTGAGCAGACCTAGTATTAATTCATACTTTTTATGTTGTTTAGGAGAATGTGGTTATGATTTACAAaggtttttattctttaactacttaatgagggttttttttggtgtaacACTCTCACAGGTTCCTATGTACAATATAAGCTCTTAGTGTGTATGCACTTGtaatatgttttttctttttcttctgctagtTGTCATTCTGCCAGCCAGAATCTGCTGATATAAGAGCTCAGTCATTTGGCTGAATCTGTGTTTTTGTGCAAATGTGATTGACTTGTCTCATTTTGTATTTCACTAGACTGTAGCACAGATTTCTCCCTTCTGTTACACATACACTGCCCAACTCTGATGCTCCCCAGCCCATCATATGGTGTAGGCTGAGACCTTCTCACACACTTTCGTTGTAGCTCAGGGTGGTAGGGTCAACACGAACTTTTGTCTGCTCCTTTCAGTGTAGGTGTTACAGTAGGCTGGCTTGGCTGAGGTCATGGATGGTGGGAGCTGTGTCTGGAATTGGGCAAAGGCATTTGCTTGCTTCCAGACCATCATTCTTGTTGCATCTCTACATGTATTTGTTGAGTTCCTAACACAGTGAAGCTCCTCGTCCCTGCCTTGAGATCCTAGGTAGTACAAAGGATGCAAAGTAATCTCAGATTTACTCCTTGTTATTTACTGCTGTGCTAAGTTTAGCTGTAATTCCCATCTTGccctaaatatatataatatataagcTCCACCCAAAATAGCTTCATTAAAGGAAGAACTCTCTTCCCCCAGCTCAAAATGTTTAACTTCAAAGATCAGTTATATGTTCTGGGGAGGTTTACCCGTAGGAAAAACAGCTTTCCATATAATTGGAGAAATGTGGGTTTGATAAAGAAAACAAGTAAGCAAACAAACATCCCTATGAGATACAGTTTGCTAAGAAAAATAGCCGCTTGCCACAGTCAAGCCCACTTTTCTAACTTggcagaaaatactgaaaacaaaattgtgGATTCTTTGTTATCTGCGAAGTCCATCTGTTGTGTGCTGGCCCATTTAACCTCCTGTGGTTGCATTCCCAAGTTAATATGAAACAATTACATCCAGATTAAAGCAgaatcacagaggaaaaaataacctGAGATAGATGTGGCAAAGCACAATGATGAACAGAAAAAGCTTCACTGCAAGGCAAGAGAGAATTGGAAAAGATTTCCTTGTGGTTGACAAAGCCTCTGGGTGACCCCATAGGGTCACAGAATCCATATTGTGATCTTCCATGCTTTGCTGGCAATTGTCCACAAGGCCTCATTGGTTTGTCACAGGCAGGTGCCTTTATCAGAGGTAAAGCCTCACACCTTGAATTTCCCACTGAGTTTTGACAGCAGAAACTCACCCAGCACACCCTTAACTTCAGCTCACCTTTCCTGTGAgcagcttcaaaaaaaaaaaaaaaaaaaatgcttttcctctgttttagTGACTGgtgtgctgctcagctgctgcctgtcagGGAAGGTTCATTGCTGCTTGGAGGCCAGCACACCTTAGTGCATTTCCTCACACAAGATGTGTCACCTCTTTGCTCCTCCTTTTAAAGGTACCTGTTTAATTTCCGGGGAGTGGCGGCCAGTTTCCGCTTGAAGCACCTTTTCCTGTGCGGCTCACTCGTCTTTCATGTCGGAGAGGAGTGGTTGGAGTTCTTCTACCCCCAGCTGAAGCCTTGGGTCCACTACATCCCGGTGCGGTCAGACCTCTCTGATGTCAGGTGTGGGGCCTGAGGCCACTCCATGGAGCATTCCATACCACGGGAAAGCCTTTGGGAAGGTGGGATGGTTTGTGTTAGGCCATGAAGTGCCTCCACTCTGAGGCATCAGGCAAAGATTCTTGGGGGTCATGGTCTTTTCTCTTCATCACTACCCACAGAGAATCCTTTGCTGATATTACTTGGGGAGTACAGTTTCACTGGAGTAAGTCTTTCACTCTCACTGAAATCAGCAGGCACTAGACACTTAAATTTGCAAGTGGGCAGCAGAGATAAGGGGGACGAAGAACTTATCAGTGGGCCAAAAATGTGTTAGCTCCCAGATTTCAGGATGTTGTCCAGAACTGATGTGAAACAATCAAGAAGAGAAGTTGCTTCTGTGCTCTGAGGTGAGCAACACCTTCACTCACTTGTAGACTCTTAACCTCACCCTCCCCAACAATTTAGCTAAGGGGTGATGTTCTCCACTGAGCCAGTTGTTTCATagctttttttgtgtgtgtcttcATTTTAGGGAGCTCTTGCAGTTTGTAAAGGAAAACGATGCCATAGCACAAGAAATTTCAGAGAGGTAAGCAGTATGTCCTTCCTGGCTATTAGGCAGTCTTCTTCCAAAACGTTGTCTTACACAGCTTTTGAAGGGGTTGCCCATCAAAGACAACCCAGTATTAGCAGGGTGCAGTATAACTGATCTTCTGCAATAacagcaggagggctggagcagtgatagcagagggaagcagagagcaggatgCTGTGCTTAGCTCTTTGGTTCACATGTCACCCATGTCAGGAACCCCATGGAAAGCTGGCACAGGTTGGGAGCTTTTGTCTCAATATGAGACAAGCTGGCTCCTGGGAGCTGTGTCTGCACTGTAAACATTATCTGGCTGCTCTGAAGCAGCATGCATCAGTGCTGCTCTAGCTGCATGTGATAAGTGAAATCTGATATTTATTGTCCCAGATAGCAAATACCATCCTGAGGATAGCAAAAGCACTGCAGCCATCAGAGCTGTGAGCATGAATGaaaattgtaaaattaaaacagacGGCACAGAGCAGTGTGTGTTGTTTCTCATTTGAAACAAGGAAGTGTGAAAGTTGATACACATCCAAACCAAAACTAATGACTCTTGTAGGAACTAGAAAACAGTCCTGACTGTGACTTGTGTGTCTCTAGGGGACGTCAGTTCATCACTGAACACTTGGAGATGGAGGACATCTCTTGCTACTGGGAGCATCTGCTGTCTGAATATTCCCAAATCTTGACTTACAAagtgaaaaggaggaagagctACAGCGAGATCACTTCTGGacagctgaaaacagaactGTAGAgacttctctgtttttctctttggctcAAACTGATCACTATGGAAATCTGAAGATCAGTATTAACTTATTTCTTGCTCTCTCAGACTTACCTTTCACAGAAGAACTACAGAGAACAGCAGTAGGCTGACTTGGACATTGCTTCCAGGCACTGGGACCTGGTTATATTGTCACCACAAGAATGCTGAGCAGCATATTGGATTAAGGCTATTTAATGGGGTTGTCAGTCATGCCTAGAGGAGGGATGTTAGCATTTAGGACTTAGTTACTACCTGTCTCAAAATGATCCTAAATCCCATTCAGTCGATGAGAAGCCTTACCGGACTTTTTACCAGAGGTCATGGCAAAGGACACAGACTGTGAGCTGCACTCAGCTAGTAAATACTTGCCCCTTTGTTTGGCAATGTTTTCTCAGCTGGGTGATAGCACTTGGGGTATTAGGTGTTCTCTGACAGAAGCAGGTACTGGGATTTGGGGGTATATACCTTTCTGGATAGCTTAGAGTTTATCTTTATGTCAGGTTTTAGAGGCTGATGGTAAGGTTTTGACATGTCCTTGGAGGATAACTGATCCTTGCAGAGTTACCCTACCTACCTCAGAGGGGATCAGCATATGGTGGTGATGGGGCCATCATCAGTGATGTGCCTGGCAACTGAGACACAGATTCATCCTCCAGCAGATGAGCTGGgtgcctgcacagccctgcacaaCAGAGCCCCTGTTAAGGATCTCTCACCAGCTGCCTGGCCAGACATGCTGGGATGTCATCCTTAGGAACCCAGAGAAAGTATTCAGAGGTAGATTCAGCACTTCCTTTTTCCAAAAGTGCACAGTCTGCTCTGATCTCCTTCTGTAATCTTTCTAGGATtattgtgagggtttttttgtttggttttttgtggtttttttggtttttttttgtttttttgtttttttttttttttttttttttttgtttttttttgttttttttttttttgttttttgtggttttttttttttttgtggttttttttttttttgtttttttttgagactAGTAATACATCTGCTCACTTCAGttgttgcttttcttccccacagctgtgccacTTCTTTTTTCATCTCCTTCAGCCCGGTTGAGGGAATGTCTTCAGTCACACAGTAGCAGCTACTGCTCACATTACCCATTTTGAGTTGGTCACAGGTTGCTTGTGCTCGCTGTCTTTATGCCCACCACAGCCTCTTGGCTAAGAAGGACTGCAATTCCTGAAATGGTCTGTGCCCCCTAAAGTGAGaggctgggaggcagcagcatctTCTCTGGCACCCAGACAGGAAGAGTGTGGGGTGGCAGGAGGGACACAGGAGCCTCCCAGGGGAGCCTCCTTGTTGGTAAAGCAGCCTCAAAGCTGAGAGAGCAGCACATTATAATGGAAGAGGATGATAGCAACAGCTCTCAGGCCCTCTGCAGTCAGTGTGTATCAGGGAAGAAGGAAACTGCATGGAACAGTAACATTTAAGTGCATGTGTGCCCTCACAGAGGCCTTGCAGCCCTGGtacagggacacagcagctggCCCTATTGATCAAGTGCTGGTTGCTGGGGCAGTGTGTTGGTTTTGGGACCAGTGCTGGGGTTATCCCATCCAGCAAAGGAAACAGAATGGGGCATTAAAAGAACCCGGTTTCCCCAGGAAAACTGTGCCAGAGTGGAAagggttttctggttttctatttttagcCAACGGAGAGATAGCACTCCAAGAAACTGATCAGCTCTGtatgatattttaaaactatttgtaATGAAGGGCTTtttggaataaaacaaaaaataatgaagttttGCTGGATGTATGTTTCTTCATCAGAAGAGTAATAAGAGGTCTGCAGAGCCCCAGCTTTTCCACCCGTAGATCTTGCAATGAGACTTGATTGTTGCAACTTAGGTGGCCCTTGGCCAAAGTGATGGTTCTTCAGGAGTGGTGGAGGAATCCCGGGAATTCAAGTCCCATGGGTTAAAATATGCACAGACTCGGTGGGAAGGCCCAGGCACCTCCCCTGGCGGGGAGCTTTCACTGCTTTGGTGAAAGGAGGAATTCACAACAGAGAAAGTTGTTTTAGGGAAGGCAACGAGCCCCATGAGCACCATCTCGCCGCGCAGGATTTGCCTCTTACCGGCTTCAAAGCCCGGGGGCTGCTCCCATTCTGTCCTATGCAAACCGGGCATCACAGCCCGCAAAACTCAGCTCCTCTCTCGCGGGGGGAACAAACCCGGCCCTGCACAAACGGGCAAATATTTGGAGTCATTACTCAGCAATGAATGCAGAGCCGAGCCGTTCCGAACCGGGCCGAGCGGTTCCGAGCGGTTCCGAGCCGCTCCGCGCCGTGCCCCGCCGGGGCGCAGGGGGCGCTGTCGCGGCCGTGCGGTGCCGCCGGCTCGGCCATGGCGGAGCTCCCCGGTGCTCCGGCGGGCTTCGTCCGCCCCGCGCCGCTGCCGCAGACGGGCTGGGAGCGGCTCAGCGAGCTCTGGCGGCGAGAGTGAGCACCGGGACGGGGTGGGATGGGCCGGGTGGGTCCGGGTCTTGTGCCGACCCCGCGCCCATCGCTGCCCTTGCCTTGCAGCGAGCAGCAGCAGTTGCCGGAGGAGACGGTGAACATCGCCAAGTCGGCGTTCACGGCGGGCGTGGTGGGCTGGCTGTACGGGGGGCTGCCCGCCTTCGTCAGCGCCCGCAAGGCCTTCGTGGAGAGCAGCCACGGCGAGATGTTCCAGAGCCGCGCCGAAGCCGTGGTACGGGCCGCGGGGGCTGCGCTGGGCACCCGCGAGGCCTCGGCCTTGGGGAGGCGCCGGGCGTGGAAGTTGCCCTGGGAGGAGGAGGCCGGGTGGGCTCGTGTTGGTGGGACTCGTGTGTTTGCCCCGTTCTGGGACAAAAAGTGTGCTGGGAGTGTGTCAGTGcgtgcagggcagctgctgcgGGAATTAGCGGCTCCCCGTTACCCAAACTGCGCGCGGTGAGCTTCAGAAAAGTGTCCTTCGTTACAGGGAAGGTTGGTAACAAAAGTTTAGCGTTCTGTTAAGCGGCTGATTAATACGTCTCGAAAAAGGCTTTCTGCTTTTAAGTTTTAGTGTGCTGACAGGAGACTTCACAGTATCAAACTGGCATTGTACTCTTGTCTTATTAATGCGAGTCGTTTTTAGaccatttaaaattcttttagaACAACAGCACAACAAAGAACATTTGTGACATTTTATAGATGTATTTGAACTTCTAGGTGTTTGTTATTCAATTAAAGTGTTGGTTACGTGGATTATGAGGAAGAAAACGTATTTAAAAATCTGCCTGATGTAATTTTTGTGTTACTTACCATTAGATTTGGCCTCTGATGTGGTGACCTGCAAATTACCACTGCCTGGCTTCACTCTGGTGACTGTGGTGTATCTGAACCCAGGCTAAGCACCTACACCACAAACACTGGAAgagaaaattt harbors:
- the POGLUT1 gene encoding protein O-glucosyltransferase 1; protein product: MAAGRAALALWAVAAALCRLQPALAADAKWKTVTGQIKKAVEAYEPCVKENCSCHQSVWKQDLAPFRGGISKETMSDVVSRKLGTHYQIIKNKLYREQDCMFPARCSGVEHFILGIIHRLPDMEMVINVRDYPQVPKWMKPIIPVFSFSKTSEYNDIMYPAWTFWEGGPAVWPIYPTGLGRWDLMREDLRRSAEKWPWKKKISKGYFRGSRTSPERDPLILLSRENPELVDAEYTKNQAWKSEKDTLGKPPAKEIPLVDHCKYKYLFNFRGVAASFRLKHLFLCGSLVFHVGEEWLEFFYPQLKPWVHYIPVRSDLSDVRELLQFVKENDAIAQEISERGRQFITEHLEMEDISCYWEHLLSEYSQILTYKVKRRKSYSEITSGQLKTEL